Proteins from a genomic interval of Desulfobacteraceae bacterium:
- a CDS encoding inorganic pyrophosphatase Ppa has product MSRFPVETGKTNKFEIQAYKKPRDPKAIRDTHVAFSGAPRKHPYDSQKIILVPDPYSTNTFYYEFMTDDIAYVEELPSLVDMDGQTVTMARIWVKKMSVGMRCTPFFVEDMRRFGG; this is encoded by the coding sequence ATGTCGCGTTTTCCAGTGGAAACCGGAAAAACCAACAAATTTGAAATTCAGGCTTACAAAAAACCCCGTGATCCCAAGGCGATTCGCGATACCCATGTCGCGTTTTCGGGTGCACCGCGCAAGCACCCCTACGATTCCCAAAAGATCATTCTGGTGCCGGACCCATACAGCACCAACACCTTCTACTACGAGTTCATGACGGATGATATCGCCTACGTCGAGGAACTCCCCAGCCTAGTGGATATGGACGGGCAGACCGTCACCATGGCCCGTATCTGGGTCAAAAAAATGAGTGTCGGCATGCGCTGCACCCCGTTTTTCGTCGAGGATATGCGCCGCTTCGGCGGCTGA